The following DNA comes from cyanobiont of Ornithocercus magnificus.
TACCCGAGAATTTTGCCTTTATGGGTAGTGAACAGCAACGCCTGGCTCTAGCACCAACACTGGCAGAGCAGTGCGAGCGCTTCTTAGTCACTATGGCTCGACGTTATCAAGTGGTTTTATTGGGTGGTGGCTATCCAGTACCAGCTGGTGATGGAGCTCACATCCACCAGCGCGCTTCGCTAGTAGGACGGGATGGTCAACAGATGGCTTACTACAACAAAATCCATCTATTTGATGTTGATCTACCGGATGGTAGCTCTTATCGTGAGTCAGCTAGTACTGCACCAGGGCAGAAGCTACCACCAGTTGTTGATGTCCCCGGACTTTGCCGCGTGGGACTATCTATTTGCTATGATGTTCGCTTTCCCGAGCTTTACCGCCACCTTGTGGGAAGTGGTGCTGAGTTGCTAATGGTTCCCGCCGCTTTTACCGCCTTTACTGGTAAAGACCATTGGCAAGTGCTTCTACAGGCTCGAGCTATTGAAAGCACAGCATACGTCCTTGCTCCGGCACAGACCGGAGAGCACCCCGGTTGTCGTCAAAGTCATGGGCATGCCATGGTGATTGATCCTTGGGGAACTGTATTGGCAGACGCAGGAATTCAGCCAGGAGTAGCCATTGCACCCATTAATCCGTCACATGCAGCCCGTATCAGGATGCAAATGCCCTGTCTTAAACATCGCCGGCCAGCGTTGTTCTGAATTTGAGTTGATAGGTGCAGCTCAGCGTCATTATTTTTTGCTCTGTTTACCTGGCTTGCTGTCGCTAGGATTAATGACTACTCTGCGAGCCCAGGCTGCAAGTGCTCTTGCAGCCTGGGCGCTCGGAACAGACGGTACTCTTCAATTACGAACCACAACCGGTACTCAACTTGAAGCTTTTTACCAGGCAGCACGCGATGGTCGTGGTCCACGAGTCTGGATAGATTTTCCTGGTGAGTTAGTGCGTCCGCGTACCTTGCAGGGCAGTGGTACTGTACGAGAGATACGCTTAGGAAAGCCTAGCCCTGGCCTGACTCGTCTTGTTATTGAGTTTACTACTCAAGTACGCCTTAATCCCAACAATCTCAAGTTAGTAGGAACAGCCCCTGACCGTTGGAGCATGTTGCTCGCAGGATTGCCTACACGTGGCCTTCGGCATATCGGCGAAGGTAACCTAGAAAAAAATTTAACCGCTTGGGCCCCAAGTCGCCATATTGCGCCCAGCCGTGTGCCAGTTAATCCTGCTGGTTTACCCAATGTTCCGAGCAATCGCTACCGAGTTGTGGTTGATCCTGGACATGGTGGCCCTGATCCAGGAGCTATTGGCATTGGCGGTCTGCGTGAAACCGATGTTGTCCTTGATATCTCGCTACAGGTAGCTGATTTGCTTAAAAATCGCGGGGTGTATACAACACTCACCCGTACCTCTGACATAGATGTTGATCTTCCACCTCGAGTATCCATTGCTAACCAGGCCAGAGCCACAGTAT
Coding sequences within:
- a CDS encoding carbon-nitrogen hydrolase family protein, translated to MAELADAALKVRLPRFDNVTDFLAAAVQLTGTPNPEVNFAAAEEQIELAARRGVELVGLPENFAFMGSEQQRLALAPTLAEQCERFLVTMARRYQVVLLGGGYPVPAGDGAHIHQRASLVGRDGQQMAYYNKIHLFDVDLPDGSSYRESASTAPGQKLPPVVDVPGLCRVGLSICYDVRFPELYRHLVGSGAELLMVPAAFTAFTGKDHWQVLLQARAIESTAYVLAPAQTGEHPGCRQSHGHAMVIDPWGTVLADAGIQPGVAIAPINPSHAARIRMQMPCLKHRRPALF
- a CDS encoding N-acetylmuramoyl-L-alanine amidase, which encodes MQPVSGCKCPVLNIAGQRCSEFELIGAAQRHYFLLCLPGLLSLGLMTTLRAQAASALAAWALGTDGTLQLRTTTGTQLEAFYQAARDGRGPRVWIDFPGELVRPRTLQGSGTVREIRLGKPSPGLTRLVIEFTTQVRLNPNNLKLVGTAPDRWSMLLAGLPTRGLRHIGEGNLEKNLTAWAPSRHIAPSRVPVNPAGLPNVPSNRYRVVVDPGHGGPDPGAIGIGGLRETDVVLDISLQVADLLKNRGVYTTLTRTSDIDVDLPPRVSIANQARATVFVSIHVNAISMLRPDVNGIETFYHINSSSARLASYIHQRVLNVSSGSPNRGVRQGRFFVIRRTTMPSALVETGFVTGQLDAPRLASGRHRRRLALAIAAGILSYLREVR